Proteins found in one Methylobacterium sp. CB376 genomic segment:
- a CDS encoding 4Fe-4S dicluster domain-containing protein: MGIQHLHPRAAEIAESRLDRMIPDEAEITAGTRIEPGRSYGFFTDTTVCIGCKACEVACKEWNNLPADNLGLSGHSFDNTGALSANTWRHVSFVEKSGPGGVRDSLQTPFQSGWLMMSDVCKHCHNAPCLEACPTGALFKTEFDTVVVQQDICNGCGYCVPACPFGVVDVSTVDGKAHKCTLCYDRLKGGLEPACAKSCPTDSIQFGELGDLHEKARARVETLHGRGVPGAYLYGVPGSPGATGDLGHLNAFFLLTDRPEVYNLPAAPTRPANRVAPSLATGLTAVAGLALAAALLLGGAGSRGGRRGPDQRGAGRQERA, encoded by the coding sequence ATGGGCATCCAGCACCTGCATCCCCGCGCGGCCGAGATCGCGGAGTCGCGCCTCGACCGGATGATCCCGGACGAGGCCGAGATCACCGCCGGCACCCGCATCGAGCCGGGCCGATCCTACGGCTTCTTCACCGACACCACGGTCTGCATCGGCTGCAAGGCCTGCGAGGTCGCCTGCAAGGAGTGGAACAACCTGCCGGCCGACAATCTCGGGCTCTCCGGCCACAGCTTCGACAATACCGGCGCCCTCTCGGCCAACACGTGGCGCCACGTCAGCTTCGTGGAGAAGTCCGGCCCCGGCGGGGTGCGCGACAGCCTCCAGACGCCATTCCAGAGCGGCTGGCTGATGATGAGCGACGTGTGCAAGCACTGCCACAACGCGCCCTGCCTGGAAGCCTGCCCGACCGGCGCCCTGTTCAAGACCGAGTTCGACACCGTCGTGGTGCAGCAGGACATTTGCAACGGCTGCGGCTATTGCGTGCCGGCCTGCCCGTTCGGGGTGGTCGACGTCAGCACCGTCGACGGCAAGGCGCACAAGTGCACCCTCTGCTACGATCGCCTGAAGGGCGGGCTGGAGCCGGCCTGCGCCAAGTCCTGCCCGACCGACTCGATCCAGTTCGGGGAACTCGGCGACCTGCACGAGAAGGCGCGCGCGCGGGTCGAGACCCTGCACGGGCGCGGCGTGCCCGGCGCCTACCTGTACGGCGTGCCCGGCAGCCCGGGCGCCACCGGCGATCTCGGGCACCTCAACGCCTTCTTCCTGCTCACCGACCGGCCGGAGGTCTACAACCTGCCGGCCGCGCCGACCCGGCCCGCCAACCGGGTCGCCCCGAGCCTCGCGACCGGGCTCACCGCGGTGGCGGGCCTCGCCCTCGCGGCGGCGCTCCTGCTCGGCGGGGCCGGATCCCGGGGCGGCCGGCGCGGTCCCGATCAGCGCGGTGCCGGCCGCCAGGAGCGCGCCTGA